GCTTCAGTTTCGGAATGACACTTCTCCAAGGCTAGCTCCTGCTTGGCCGTACGGAAAAACACCTCGATCCGCCAACGCTTCACGTAAGTACGCAAGGCTTCTTCAGGCGCATCGAAGCGGTTGCTGATGAGCAGGTAGGCACCCTTGTAAGTCGCGGGGGCTTCCTCCTCCGTCTCGAGCAACTCGGAATCGTCTTCCTTTAAGCGCATGGCGGCTACAGCGGCAATTTGTACATAGCGCTGCTTGTTGACTTGCTTGCCTCTGCGGTTCGTTACAGGATGCGGCTGCTTCATGTAGATGTCAGGAATCGCAAGTGAAACCAGTCCTGACGCACCCTCGGCAACCAGTTGCCCGTACACTTCCCGGATGAGCATGATCGGGGTCACAGGAACGTACCGCTCCCTACCCGTACAAGGCTCGATGACCTTACGAAATAATGCCGTGTTGCGTTTAGCCTTTGTTACCCAGTCAAATTGATGCTTTTCGAGAAAGGCGAAGAAGCCTTTACACAAGTACCAGCGATCCATCGCAACCCAAAGACGGCAGGTCGCCGATTCGCGTAGCATCAAGAGCATTTGCTTGGCCAAATCGATCTTTGACAAGCCTTCGTTCTTCTGCTCAGACTTGTGCCATACGCGGTAAAACAACGGATATTCAAGTCCGCTGTGAAGTACGGCCTGAAGAACGACCACATTCATCGCCCACACATAAGTCTTCTTAGACGAGTCATACAACCAGCTTAAAAAAGGAAGCTGCTTGGCATAAGGATGAGCTAGATGCGTATCGTCCAGATTGATCACATCCCCATCCTGCAGGCGAGTGACTTCATCCTGCTGAAGCCTTGCTACTCGCTTTTTGCCAAAGGTAGTCCATGCGAAGGGGCTCGAGAGAAACCGACTCATCGTATACTGAGCAAGCTTCCATGGCTGGAACATCACTTTAAGAAGCGCATCTTGCTCGGCCAGTCTCGCCATTTGAACGACAGACGAGCAGTTACTGACAAGGCCAATCACATACAGAAAGCAGATGAGCCAGGACGGAGTACCGCTTCTTTTCATCATGCCGGATTGTGTGAGCAGGAGGGAAAGGTCAAACCGCTCCCACAAGCTTTTCAGTATGGGTGCGCCTGCGCACTCTCCATGGTTTAATTGTTTGAATCTCGGTTTTTGTAACGCTGACATTGGAAAACCACCTGTTATCTAGAAGATATACCTCGTGAAAAGGTATCCTTCGCAATTATTAGGCCGTTTTTCAAAAGTCAAGTGTTTTTTTTGGATTGAGATGCTACCAGTTAATTACTTCAACTGCATAGGTCATGATTAATTATATGGAATTCATGAATATAACATTTGAGGGAGAGATTTATGTTGAAAAAGTTGCTCGTACTTATCTTTAGTTTTGCCTTGTATGTAAGTTTCGCGTCTTCCAGCTTTGCCGCTACAATGGGACAACTTCTTGAAAGTCCCGAACCCGGATGGCAAAGATACAGCTATACCTCCGATCTCATCACATATGAGGGGACAGGTTGGCATTATGTATCATCTAATAAAGTATATACCCAGCAGAATGGAACGAGTGGAGCTAAGATCAAAATCAATTTTGTGGGCTCTAAATTTAGACTTCTGGCAACTACCTGGACGTCTTTCTCTAAATCTATAACAGTTAAAATCGATGGTGTTGTAGTCGATACGATCTCACAATATGGACCTAGTGTCTCTGGGCCTCGCCTGTCCTACGAGAAAACCGGACTAGCATATGGAGAGCACACAATAGAATTCATCAATAACACCACCCAATATCTCACGATAAATTCCTTTGATACAGATGCACCGCAAGCTCCTATCGAACCTACACTGATCGCTCAAAGTGATATTTCGAAAAACAATTTAAGCTGGACATCGTCCTCGTCGGCAACGTCCTATCACATCAAGCGATCTACAACAGCAGGCGGCCCTTATATGTCCATCGCAACCAACGTTACTGGTACCACCTACTCTGACACTGCCGTCACTCATGGAACGACCTACTATTATGTAGTCACAGCCGTGAACTCGTATGGAGAGAGCGTCCATTCGAATGAGGCATCGGCTAAACCAACAGCTCCCATCTTGAATCGGGCCCTGCTTGTAATTACGTTAGACAGCGGCCTTGAGAAAGAGTACGATGTACCGATGTCTGTCGTGAATGACTTTATCCACTGGTACAGCAACCGCGAGAATGGAGTCGGGTATGAATATTATGTGTTCAATAAAAACTATAACCTCGCCAAGTTTTTAAGTCGTAAGGATTATATCGCCTACAGCAAGATCGAAGCCTTCGAAGTGAATGAATACAGCGAGAATCCATAACCGAGCAAGTAGAAATCGGAAACAATACTTCGAATTCGACTTCAGTAGCGTTGCATAAATCATGACATCTAAAATGGTGGAATATTCAGAAATTAGTTTTCAAATTCCAAGGGC
Above is a genomic segment from Paenibacillus sp. YYML68 containing:
- a CDS encoding transposase — encoded protein: MSALQKPRFKQLNHGECAGAPILKSLWERFDLSLLLTQSGMMKRSGTPSWLICFLYVIGLVSNCSSVVQMARLAEQDALLKVMFQPWKLAQYTMSRFLSSPFAWTTFGKKRVARLQQDEVTRLQDGDVINLDDTHLAHPYAKQLPFLSWLYDSSKKTYVWAMNVVVLQAVLHSGLEYPLFYRVWHKSEQKNEGLSKIDLAKQMLLMLRESATCRLWVAMDRWYLCKGFFAFLEKHQFDWVTKAKRNTALFRKVIEPCTGRERYVPVTPIMLIREVYGQLVAEGASGLVSLAIPDIYMKQPHPVTNRRGKQVNKQRYVQIAAVAAMRLKEDDSELLETEEEAPATYKGAYLLISNRFDAPEEALRTYVKRWRIEVFFRTAKQELALEKCHSETEAHHHAHFELLFTAETLLSVALYELNKEKTSDEGYTHGEMVRGLFHTRCQVRMSHHKGQQRIYIDCDTHVQQFARLIDLFWPEHYRMVLWVAHHPINYQTLPRSA